The sequence GCCCGCTGGAGCAGCCTGTGGCACGTGGGGTAAGTGGAGGGCGCCGCGCGCAGCTGGGTGCGACGATCCTCCCCTGGGCCAGTCCCACCAGACCCCCACCCACTTGCCTCCACGGCTGAGGAGTCACCAGCCCTGTCCTGGGCCCCTGGCAGGAAGGTTCTGAGGCCCCCAGCAGCCAGGCAGACGGATCCCAGGTTCCTCCCCCAGTACCCAAGCAACATCGGGCATGGGTCCTGCCTGAGTTCCTCATGGCTGGGGACACCCCTGGGCCCTTGACTGACTGCCCTTGGTAGCCCATTTCCCATTCCCTCACTCTTCGTCCCTGTGGGAGGCCCCTTGAACATGGTCATTGGTCTGAGCACGGGACTCTGTAGCTGGCCTAGGGCAGTGTGTCCTGGAAAGGAACCCAAGGCCACTTGCGGCCAGAGCAGGCCCAGCAGCAGGAGGCCAGGGCAGGCCAGATCCTCAGGCCCAACTCTGGCCAGGAATGAGGTGTCTGGCCTGGAGAGGCAGTCCTGGTTCTCTTTTATCCTGTGCATTGCCTTGTCTTGAGCAGCTGGGCTGTGACTGCCCCCGGGGAACAGGTGCCCAGAGACCAGGGGGCAGTCCAGCGGTAGGGGTCTTGCTCCTCCCTGCCCAGGCTTATCCTGCTCActgccctcctgctgctgctctgtgGAGTCTCAGCCAGCTGTGTCCGATTCTGCCACCTCCGGAAGCGGGCACACTCACAGCCACACCTGCCGCCAGCCCCTGAGCCTTGCGACCTGACAGCCATTCCCGTGGATAGTGACAGCCCAGCGCACAGCACTGTGACCTGTGAGTGCTGGCACACCTCTCCTGGTGGCCCACCCGCCTGCAGGGGTGGCAGGGGACCGGTGAGGGCCAGGCCCACCCCCACAAACCCATCCTGGATCCCTGCAGCCTACAGCTCCGTGCAGTGCTGGCTGGGCATGCAGCTACCCCTGCCCTTCGGGGAGCTGGACCTCGACTCCACGACCCTTCCGGCCTACAGCCTGTACGCCCCTGAGCCGCCGCCTTCCTATGAGGAGGCCATCAAGATGACGAAGACCAGACAGGAAGAGCCACCCCTCTCCCTGTAACCCAGCCTCCCCTGGGGCCTCGTGCCTTGAGACCCCTCCAGGGCTCCAGGAGCCAGGCCCCAATGCCCAGGACCCCTAGCTGTGGCCCTGGTGCCCCGTAGTGGGGGCAGGAAAGCTCTCCCAAGCCTCCCAGTGCCACAGGCCACTCTGCTCACAGGGGACTGTGCAAGGGCACCCAGCCTGTCCGCACCGTCCTTTCCCCAGGAAGGCCAGCCATCCATCACATTGCTGCAGCCCTGCACTCGTTGCTGTGTAACTCTGGACAGCCAAGCTGACTGGCCCTGtgttggacacacacacacacacacacacacacacatgctgctaCATCCAGCCCTGGCCCCTAGCCCAGCCCCAGCAGGCCCTCAGCCCAGAGGAGGCCCCAAAGGCCTAAGCCTCAGGGCTCAGGGCTTGCTGTAATGTCCGCAGCttctcagagagaaaataaagtttgtatcTAGGTGATCTCTGCACGGAGGAAAGGGCCCCGGGATGGGCCCTTGAGTAGCGCATTCCAGGGCCAAGGGCAGGGTGTGCGGTCCTCGACCTAGGCCCAGCCTGGCCTTCCGACTGGTGTccagagcccagggctgggctgtgggCCGTGTCAGTTGTCCCACAGATGTGACAGGCCAAGTGTCATGGTCAACTCAGGAGAACCCTCTACCTTCTCCAGACCCACAGCTTTGCAGCCCCTTCTTTCCAGCCTGGGGACAGTGACACACACATGAATCTGGCTGGAGCATTATTGGCTGCGGAACGGGGGTGGAGTGGACAGTAGCGGGTAGTAGGCTTCTGCCAGCAGACCTCCCTTGGCCCCAGCGGCTCCTCCTACTGAACCAGCTTGAAGGACTCCCCAGTCATCATGCCTTGAACTCTGAGAGCAGAGGGACAGGTCAGCAGACCGACCGGGCTCCCGGGGCCCATCCTCTGCTCACCCTCGTAGTTGAGGGTCCCGTCCCCATTCTCGTCGGCTTCCTTCATCATTTGCTCATTGAGGGGCTCGCCTACGTTCATGAGCACGTACCTGCAGGGGCCCCCCTTGCACTGAGCAGCAGCCAGCAGGGCACCCACCTCCCTGGCCTCGTGCTCCACCCCCCGCCTGGCCTGGGCCCTACTTGAGCGTGTCCCAGTCAATGTAGCCCCTGGCCTCCTTGTCAAAGATGCACAAGGCTGCCCTCAGCTCGCCCTCTTGGTTCTGGGCCTTCTCCCAGTACAACCCCATCAGGGCCAGGAGGTTGCTGCAGTTGAAGAACCCTTTCTCTGTGGGGAGCAAGCGGCCAGTGAGGGTGGCACACCCTTTGTCATGCACAGGGGACCCCTGCCTGCCCCGGCTGTCCCTGTCAGCCTCACTAACTCTGTCCACATCCTTGGCCGTGGAGGCCAACTCGCTCTTGGTGGAGTTGATGCCCAGGAGACTCACGAGCCACTCCAGCTCATCCGTCTTCACTTGCCCTTTGCCCTCCTCACTGAACATCTCAGAGACCCCCCTTGTCATCCTTTATCTGCCCTGTGACAGGCGCTCCGTCTGTGGGGATGCGGGCCCAGGCTCACCAGGGGCTCCTCCACCCTCAGTCCAGGGGAGGCTGAAGGGCCTGGGATACAAGGCCCATGGCGCTCAGCCCCAGCCCAGAGCAGCCTTCAGACAAGGCACAAGGGGCGGGTCTTGAAGGGAGAGCAGGACaccagggccagggctgggggtgaAGGAGCCGGGGCTGGGGCAGACCAGCCATGTGAGAGCAGTTGGGGCAGCAGTGGGTACCCAGTTAGCCCGGGGGAGAACACCATGGACCAATGTGGGAGAAGCCTTCCCGGGGGGGCAGAGTGAAAGCCCCAGCCTGCTCTGGCATCCCAGAGGATAGCCCAGCACCTGGCCACCCCGTCTTCCACCACCATGGCAGCTTTCAGAAAGGGC is a genomic window of Bos indicus isolate NIAB-ARS_2022 breed Sahiwal x Tharparkar chromosome 16, NIAB-ARS_B.indTharparkar_mat_pri_1.0, whole genome shotgun sequence containing:
- the TMEM52 gene encoding transmembrane protein 52, producing MFSRAPADRGLLLLPPLLPLPQVALGFVEGSCDPSDQCPPQARWSSLWHVGLILLTALLLLLCGVSASCVRFCHLRKRAHSQPHLPPAPEPCDLTAIPVDSDSPAHSTVTSYSSVQCWLGMQLPLPFGELDLDSTTLPAYSLYAPEPPPSYEEAIKMTKTRQEEPPLSL
- the CALML6 gene encoding LOW QUALITY PROTEIN: calmodulin-like protein 6 (The sequence of the model RefSeq protein was modified relative to this genomic sequence to represent the inferred CDS: substituted 1 base at 1 genomic stop codon), with the translated sequence MQGPLSWHRHGKAAMGAWRSPSGPAGWSRGNWGQDLRERTERLSQGRXRMTRGVSEMFSEEGKGQVKTDELEWLVSLLGINSTKSELASTAKDVDRVKKGFFNCSNLLALMGLYWEKAQNQEGELRAALCIFDKEARGYIDWDTLKYVLMNVGEPLNEQMMKEADENGDGTLNYEGEQRMGPGSPVGLLTCPSALRVQGMMTGESFKLVQ